The genomic DNA AATTCATTTGGAGATATTTTTTCATTATTTGACAGTGAGCTTAAAAACAGGAATAATGCAGCATTTCAGGTATTATTATATTCTTTATTATTTAATAAAAATTGTTTAAACGAAACAGCAGTTGTTCCCGGATTAATATTCACTAAAGAAACATTTAAGGATGATTTTAATTATCATATTTTAATGAAAGCGGAAAAAAACAAGAAAAAACAAATTGATTTATATTCAGAAGTTTCAGAAGAATTTGAAAACTCGCTTAAATCAATACTTGAAGAAATATTTAATCCTGATCTTGAATTTTATCAGACTGAAAACCATAAAATATGTGAAAATTGCCTTTTTTCAGGTATTTGTCACAGGTGATTTATAAAAAAAACTTATAAAACAAACAATTCCCAAAACCTATAACCTAACTAATTTGTAAAGAAATCCAGGATATTTCCTAACTGGTTGCTTGATGCCTTGTAAATTTCGGTATAGAAACAACGTGTACATGAAATAGTAGTAAATCGTTTATTCTGAATATTAAATAATTTTGTTAAAAAACTACCTGTTGCTCTAAATTCGTCAACATCGTAAAATCTATTTCCACATTTTGGGCATGTGTATTTGCTTGTCTTCATTTTAAAATATTTTAATGAATTAATATTTTATATTATTTTTCTAATGGATTATACTTGCTTACTAATGTTTTTGATAATTCATCAAGTATTGTACATATAACATTATATATTTCTTTTATTAATTTTTCTTCAATAATCCAATCATTATTTACTTCAATATATAAAAGGTTTTGGTCTGTGAATTTTTTGTTTTCAATAATCCGGGCTTTTTTCTCAACAGCGAGTTTGTAGTTTATATGATTGATTAGCAGCTGTTTAGGCTTTTCCGATTTAACCATTTCTAATGCTTTGCTTAAATCATTAGATTTAATGTTAAAATTTTTATCAAATGCTTTATTACCTGTCAAAGCTTTTTTTGAAGAAAAAAAATGTTTTATTAAATCACCTATACCTTTTGAAGAAATATCACAATTAAAATTGGATTTATTATTTATTGGAACATAAATTCCACTATATGTATCGGAACTGTAACCAACGCCCCTGTTAGTGCCTGTTTGCCTGATATCATGTGCAATATATATGATTTTCCAGTTTTTATACCATTTAGCAATAGTTACATATCTTCTAATTTCCCACTTATTTTCATAAACAAGGTAAGAAAAATCAGAAATAAGATTTGATGCTATTTTTTTAAATTCATTATAATACGGTTTGTTTCCCATGTATTAAATTATTATTAATAATATTTAATAGTTTTATTAGATATGCTATTTAGTAGTTGTTGTTTTTTTCTTTTTGTATCGTCCGGCTTCTTTCAATGCTCTGTCAATTATCCATTCAAGTTGTCCGTTTGTACTACGGAACTCATCTGCTGCCCATTTTTCGACAGATTTGAATTTTTCAGGGTCTAATCTAAGTACAAAAGCCTTTTTTTTAGACATAATAATAAATTAAATTATCTCAGTTAAACTTTCTGATTTTATGTTTTTGGCAAAAAATATAATATTCTAATTACTATCTATATATTAATGGTGTAAAGTTCCTGTATTAACAATCGGAGTAACAGTTTCGTCTGAGCATAAAACAACCATTAGATTACTTATCATAGCTGATTTCTTTTCTTCATCCAATTCAATAATATCTTTTTCTGACAATTGTTCTAATGCCATTTGAACCATACCTACAGCACCTTCAACGATTTTTGCTCTTGCAGCAACAACTGCGGTAGCTTGTTGACGTCTTAGCATTGCTCCGGCAATTTCTGATGCATAAGCAATATAATTAATTCTTGCTTCAATTACATGAATTCCTGCTATTTCAAGTCTCTCAATAACTTCTTTTTCTAATTTGTCATTAACTTCTTTTCCTCCTGCTCTTAAAGTAATTACTGCATCATGGTCTTCGAAATTATCATATGGATAGCTTCCCGCAAGTTTACGTAATGCTGCTTCGCTTTGTACTACAACAAAATGTTCATATTCATTAACTTCGAAAGCAGCCTTGAATGTTTCTTCTACTTTCCAAACAAGAACTAATCCTATCATTATTGGATTACCAACTTTATCATTTACTTTAATTGGTTCGCTGTCAAAATTCCTTGCACGAAGAGATATTTTTTTCTTTGAATAAAATGGATTAACCCAAAAGAAACCATTATCTTTTATTGTACCTATATATTTACCAAATAAAACAAGTACACTTGATTCGTTAGGATTTACAACTACAAATCCTGCATTACAAAATAGTGCAATAATTACTACAGGTATTAAAAACAATAAATGTAAAATAACCATTCCAAGTATAGAAACAATAGTTATGATTAAAATTAGAAATAAGGCTATATAGCCGGATGATGCTTGATGTATTTTTTCTTTTTTCATGGTAATAATTTTTAATTATTAAAATAATATCAAAATGATATTGCAAAGATACTAAAATAATATTATAAAATCAAATTTATTTATAAATAATATTCGTTATGTAGTGGGAGTGGAGATAAGCAACGAAAAACGGTGAAACTCTTACGAGTTGGATTTGCCAAAACTTATAGGTATGAGTAACTTCTTACAGAAAGTAATTTTTATCAACTAATTCTTTAGATTTAGTGGCTAAGTCTAATAATAATCAAGTACAAAGAAGCTTTTATATTATGAAATTTCCTGATGTTCTTTTCTTAGCAGGTCGTTAATTGTTTTTACAGGATTAAATGTAATAATAGGTACCTCAACAAAGATTGTATTCCAGTCAGACATTGCTCCGTTCCATAATCCTGGTAATTCCAATGCTTTTAAATCTATTCCATCTTTTGATTTTTTTGAAATAAATCCGGTATTATTATCACGGAATTTTAATAAATCGAATTTTTTACCTTTATAATTATTAGTTGCACAAATCAAGTCAACCGGATTAAAATATGTAGCTTTTCCAATAATTTTTTTCTGTTTTTTATCCTTTGGATTAAATTGCGAACCTTCAACAATTTGTAAAGAAACCGAATCATCACTATTTTTAGCCCAATAAGGTCCTCCTCCGGGTTCACCTTCGTTTTTTACCATACCACAAATACGAATTGGACGATTAAGTTTTTTCTTAATATATGTAATAACTTTCTTTTTGTCTTTTATATTTAAGTTTTCAGGTGGGATTATAAATAATTTAGTATGCAAAAAATTCAAGATTTCTTTAATTAATTTATCATTGATATCTTCAGTATTATTTATCTGATACAAATATTTATATATTTTTTCCTGATATTCAATTAAAATACCTGCAAATGCTTTTTTATAAATTATTGTTTCTTGTTTTAATCTGTCAGGTACAACATTGTCAATATTTTTAACAAAAATAATATCTGCTTGAATATCATTCAAATTTTCTAATAAAGCACCATGACCGCCAGGACGAAATACGAGTTTGCCATCACTATCTCTTAAAGGTTCATTTGTTAAATTAACAGCAATAGTATCGGTACAAGATTTTTGCTCGGAATACGATATATTAAATTTAACTTCATATTTTTTCTCATAATACTTTTTAACTTCCTTAATATGTTTCCTTATAAGTTTATAGTGTTCAGGAGATACAGTAAAATGAATTGTAACATTCCTTTTAACAGCACTGTATTCTATACCTTCAACGAGATGTTCTTCAAATGCAGTTCTGTTGCTCTTTTTATATTTATGGAATTTAATAAGTCCTTTAGGTAAATTGCTGTAGTTTAAGCCGTCTTTAAATAATAGTAAACTTAATATCTGAGTATAATTTCGTTTTTTAAAACAATCGTGTATATCTAATTTTTTTTCAATAAAAATATTTTTAAGTTCATCAAAAAAGGCAAACTCTTCCATGTGTTCATATATGTAAAATAATGAATTGAAACTCCTGTCAGCCAAAAGTCTGAGATAATCATGCTCAGTACCCTGATAATTTTCAATCATTTCAAATAAATTCCTGAACATTCGTGAAGCGGCTCCTGAAGCCGGAACAAATTTAACTACTGATTTTGAATCTAAATTATCGTCATATAGCTTAATATATTTTTCCTTTTCTTCATCATTTAATACAATTATTCCGTTATCAATAATTGCAGGAGCTACAATTTCCAAATAGGGGAACCCGTTTTTAAAATTGTTTATTTGAGTTTCAATTTCAGGAAAATCAATTCCCTTTTTTTTTATTTGCTTTAAATCTTTCTTTGAAAACATAATAAAAAAGTATTAAAATTTTTAAAAAATAAAAAAGGACAGGGAAGATATAAATTAAATTACAGATATAAAAAAAAAATACTTATTTGTACCAAATTTTTATGAAGATTATGAAATAAACAGATAACTATAATTACTGTTAATTATTATGAAAAATACAGAAAGAACATAACATAGTAAATTGATTAACAAAGTTTTAAGTTAACAGTTGATAGTTGACAATTTTGCCTACTGTTAACTTTTAACTTTAATATTAAAATTTATTAATCTCCGGTTAAAAATATTATGTTTTATATTTCGTATCCCGTATCAAGTTCGGGACAGGCTCTACGGCACTTTATTGTTTTTTGGAAATATCAGTACTACAAATATTTAGCATCCTAAATCAAGTTTAGGACAAGCTCTACGGTGCTTTATTTTAGCCTCGTTAGAGGCGATATATTTGTAGTAAAATGATTAATATTAAAACAGAGCCCCATAGTGGGCGAAATATTATTAATATATAGAAAAACAGACAATTTTAAGCATATTTAATAGATTTAGTCGGACAGTAGTAATTGAAATTATAAATATGTATAAATCATATTCCTGAACACTCGGGAATGAAAAATATAAAAGGAAATCTAATTGATAATTTTGCCTACTGTTAATTGTCAATTTTCAACTTCTTTGTTAATAGTAATCCTCTGCTTTTTGCCCATCCATAAATAAAATCCCGTATTTCCTGTACCCTTCCTTCAACATCTGTTTTGGCATTTCGTACTCCTATAAGTGAATCATTTGACAATAAAGTATTAATTACTCCCAAAGTATAAAAAAGCGGTGGTTCAATTTGTTCAGTATAACCGGGGTTTAGCCAGTGTATATATAAAAAATAATTATTATCAATAAAATAATTTATAGTGTCGATAACTTCTTTTGTGTATTGAAGCGAACATAAAATTATCTCAGGTTTTTCGGCAGTAATAATATCGCCAACATACATATGTCTTTCTCCTGGAGAGCCACTAACTAAAAAAACCTCAACATATTCATCATCGGTAAGAAATAGCTTACGCATATTTTTTCCTGTTTTAACAACTCTTTTAAAAAGTGTATTCCATGTATGCGTTTTTCCTGAATGCAAAACCCCGAGTGTACCAATTAGTAATTTCTTTTCCATTTTCTAAATTTTTACAGATGTTGATATAACTTTATGATATACAAGCATATAAATATACAAAAATAAATTCATTTTTCAAATTATACTTGCATATTTAATTAAAAAAGGCGTAACCGTTCATAATTGACAGTTTACAATTGACAGTTGACAAATTTTTGCCTACTGTTAGTTGTCTACTGTCAACTTTTTACTTTATATACTGAGCGGGCATAAACAGCGCATTTGATTTTACCTATTGTGTTAACACTAATCTTATTAAGCATTAAAAGAACAAAAAAATATGCCCTGTTGAAGTATAAATCATATGATAGAGCATCCTGAAAAATATAAAAAAAAATCCAGCTGACAATTTTGCCTATTGTCAATTGTCAATTGTCAACTTTTTACTTTAATATTGAAATTCTAATATGTATAAATTATAATCAACTATTTAAAGTTTGTGAACGCTTACATATTTCTTTTGCTGAATAATTATCCCCACAATAATCAATATCAACCCGATTATTGTAGTAAAAAATATATGTTCACCAAGAATAAAATGAATAAATATCAATGAAATAAATGGTGATAAAAACACAAGATTACTTATTTTATCGTTTGATGAAGTTAATTTCATTGCTTTAAGCCATAAAACAAATGTTATACCCATTTCAAATATTCCAACATATATCACCGCTATAATTCCCTCAAATTTTGGTATAGTTATTTCTGACTTATATAATAAAATAAATAAAATGAATATAAATCCGAAGAAAAAATTCAGAAACAATTTTATTACATCATCTCTTTTATCTTTAACATTAAAAATCCAGAATAATGCCCAAATAATAGAGCTTCCAAGGGCTAACCCAACACCTAAAGGATTTGAAACATTGTAAGCTGAGATATTTCCTTCAGAAGAAATAAGTATAACACCAATAAAACTTATAATTATAGCAATAAAACTTTTTAATTTTAATTTTTGTTTTAATAAGGGTATTGATAATATTACCAGCATAATTGGCCATGTATAGTTTAAAGGTTGTGCTATTTGGGCAGGTAATAATGAATATGCTTTAAATAAGATAACATAATAAAGGAATGGATTTAAAAATCCTAATAATGCAGATTTGAGAATGTCAGATAAAGAAAATTGAAATAATATCTTAATTTTTCCTTGTATCAGTATTAAAACAAAAAATATAATTACCGAAACAAAAGATGAATAACAAAGCAATTGTAAATAATCGACACTTCTCAGGGCTATTTTAAAAGCAGTAGCAACTGTTGACCAGAATGTTATGGCAATTATTGCGTATAAATATGCTTTATTTTGCTTTTTCATTAAAGATTATTCTAATACATCACCTCTTAATTTTCTGAATCGTTTTCTCGCTTCAACAACATAAATGCTTCCGGGATAATCAACCAGTATTTTCTTATAAAGTTCTTTAGCCTTGTCTTTATCATTAAGGTATTTATCATAAATTACCGATAAATTATATAATGCATCATCTCCTAAAATATCATAAGCATAATCATTTAAAAGCATTTCAAGATTTATTATTGCATTATTATAATCAGCATTATGTTCATATATTTTTGCTTTTTTATAAAATGCTTCATCGCTTAATGTATGGGTAGGGAAATTATTAATAATAGAATCATAAGTTATAATTGCAAGACTATCTTTATTTTGATATGTAAGCAGGTTTGCCTTAGCAAATAATTTCATTGCATTGTCAATAGTATCGGTAATTGTATTGTCGCTTATTAATAAGGAAAGCTCAAAGGCATCATTAGAAATTAATTTTGAAGTACTTGCTTTAAGTACATCCAATTGTGCCTGTGCCCATTCAAAATCCCCCATATAATAAGACAGTCTGGCTTTTCTGAATTTTGCGTCATAGCCCACAGGGTTATTTTTATTATCTGTTTCAACTTGTGTATATACAAGAATTGCTTCGGCATAATTCTCTGTAAGAATATAAATATCAGCTAATTCTAATTTACATTTACCCAATGCACTTTTATAAATATTTTGATATTTTATAATTTCCTCTAATAATTTTGTTGCTTCATTTGTTTTGTTTAAATAGAAAGCCTGTAAATGAGTTAATTTTCTTATAGTTTCAGCAGTTTCGTTATTTTTCCCTGTTTCATTTATATAAGATTTAAAACCATTTTCGAGATGTACTAAATTTTCATATCCTATATCTATACCTTTAATTATTCTTTGATATAATACGTCAAGTAATTCATTTTTTGCAGCATAATAATATTCTAAAAATTTACCTTTATTAATAACATATTCGTATGCTTCAAGGGCAATATCAAAACTTTCGTTTGAAGTAGCCATACGAGCTAAAGCAATTAATCGTTCACCATTTTCATTATTCCTCATATCCAATGCTTTTGCTTGAACATAGGCATTTTCAAAATCTTTTTCCTGTATATATAACCATATAAGAAGTTCATTAAACACCTGAATATTAGGATATTTTTGTGTGCGTAATAAAAGATTATTTTTCAATATTTCTTTTACACTGTTGTCAATGTCATGATAAACAGCCGATTGTAATTTATTTTGTACATTTTGCAGATAAACATCACTAATTAGTAAAATATCTAGATATTCATCAATCATCTTTTCATAATTCCTTTGATAATAATATAAATTACCTAATTCAAAATTAAAGCTATATGAATTTTTTAACATTTTCCTGCCATTCAGTAATATTTTTTCCGCATAGTCAAATTCTCTTTTCGACCTGAAATAATGAGAATATCTTATAATTTTATGTTGATCGGGAGGCGCTTTTTTCAACACGTTATTGTATTGTTCTTCAGCTTTATCATATTTCCCCTGTACTTTATACAAATAACCAAGATCAATATAATAGTTAAGATCATTTTTTGACTTTCTTATTTGTTTTTTGATGATTTTCTCAGCTTGATCAAAATTTTCAAGTTCAATTAAACATCTTATATAATATGAAAAATGGGATTTAGAATTACTATTGTTAAATAATTTTTCATAATAAACAACAGCTTTTTCATATTCTTTATTTCTGTAATATTCTAATGCCAACCGGCTTTCATTTGAACTCTGGGCAAAAAGCAGGAAATTAATAAATATCAAAGGAATTAATAGCTTTATTTTTCTCATATGTAATTTGATGATTTAGTAAATTTTCACAAATATTACCGATTGAAGATTTTTGATTTATTTATTTCTCCAAATCTTAGGATTACGGCTTGTGTGAAGTACAGCATGAATTTTTATTGTTTTGTCAATCTCGTTTGTGGAAAAATGTATCATATAAGGGAATTTTTTAATAGGTAAGCATCTAACATCTTTGTATCTTATTTTGAAGTGTGAATTTATTCTTAAGGTATCAAAATGTTCATCTAAAACATTTTCAAATTTAGTTCCTAAACCATCACTTTCGTTGTCGTAATATTCGATAGTCTTTTGAATATCTTTCAAAGTTTTTTTATTAATTACAATATCAAACTTCATTTTCTTAAAAGTTTTTTTGCTTCTTCCCAAGGTATGTAATCTTCTGGTTTAGCGGTTTTCATTCGTTCTAAGACTATATCCTGTTGCCATTGTGGAATTTCAAAATTATCCTCTTGTATATTCTTAAGTTTATTGATTAATGAAATATCCTGTAATTGCGAAATCCAATTAATTAAACTCAATTTATCTGCTTGTATCTCTTGTATGTTCATAATAATTGATTTTAAGAAGTATATGTTTTTTGTTTTGGTAATTTTAGCCAGTTCGTTTTATTGATATTATTAAATCTTTTATTTTTGTTAATAAGACAAAGTTAAGAAAATTATTTTACAAAAATCTTTAATAGAAAATTGGTGCTAAAAATATGGTGCGGACAATATGTCCGCACCTAGCTCGGCGAAGTCTCTGACTTCGTCGAATAAAAATATTGGAAGTGGTTAAAATTGATTTGCTACGGAAAACATAAAATAATATATGACTATAATCTGAAAGATATTGGTTTGTTGAAGCGGTTCATACCATCAAACTAAACCTAACAGGTTTTCAAAACCTGTTAGGTTTTTTTTGTAATTACTATCTTAAAGCAGCTTTTGTAAAAATATGCGCATCAATTTCTTTATCAAATTCAATTTCATCTATGATAAATTCTGTTCCAGCACCTTTTTTAAGCATATCCTTAAAGATAATTTTCTTTGGATACCAGCGATTATCGATTTTTGTGATATTGAAAAGTTCCATTCTTTTTAAAAGTTTTCCACTTTTTGCATACAATTCTTCTTTCAAAGGAATGTAACGAACTTTATCAACCCAAACTTTACGGATTTGGTAATTTACTTCAGCAGTTTTTGCCTGAAGTTCAACAATCCAGCAATCTCGTTCATCAACAACTTCAGAGCCAATTACTCCTGCATCATAATCTTCAAGCAATTCAACGTTATCCATCATATCTTCATACGAAAGATCAGAACCCATTAATGATTGTTTGAGCATATGCCCGGAAATCTGAATAATTCTGTCAGAACCTGGTGAATATATCCAAAGTTTATCTTCAAGTTTAAGCATCTTGGTGCCCTTTTCCCGTGCTGGAGCAAGGTATTCAGTGAATGATTTTTCATCACCAATACTCCATGATTTTGCTTCTATTGTCCTGGTTTGTCGCGCTCCATGAATCACCATCTTAGAAGTAGAAATAGTACTCTTGGAAGCCATGTTTTTGTCAATTTTAGTTAGGATTTCTTTTCCTGTAGGGTTTTGGGCCATGATAACCGAAACACTACATAACCAAATAAATATTAATGTTTTCATTTTAATTAATTTTAGTTTATTATAGATTCCTGCTTTCGCAGGAATGATATACTAATATGTTAAAACTCAAGTGTTTGTCATTCCAACGAAAGTGGGAATCTTTTAAATTTCATTATATAAATCTGCCCATTTTGGATTCTTACTTTCCACTAATTCATTTTTCCACAGCCTTTTCCATTTTTTCAATTGTTTTTCTTTTTTGATGGCGTGTTCTATATTCGTGAAATGTTCAAAATAAATCAATTTATAAACGTTATACTTTTTTGTGAAACCATTGATCGCTCCATTTTTGTGCTCATAAATTCTTCTTTTCAAATCATTTGTAACTCCTATGTATAATACTTTGTTACTTAAATTTGTTATCATATACACATAATAATTTGAATTCCAAGTCATAATAGTTTGTTTTAGATTCCTGCTTTCGCAGGAATGACAACCAACAGAAAATGGATGTCATTCCCACGAAAGTGGGAATCTTTTAATTATTTACATTCTTTCAATATAAATTACATTTGTTTTTAATTAGATTCCTGCTTTCGCAGGAATGACAAACGATAGTGGTTACGTTTCCAATTCTTTAAACAATTGTGCTGTTTTACGTTTATAAATACCAATACCTGAAAGCATAGTACCTAAAACCACTGAAAATAAGCCAGGAATAAATCCTAAATAATAAGCAGGCATAGTAATATTTGCCCTGAAAACATTTGGCATCATCATCTTTGAACTTTTCATTATATTGCCAACATCTATTCCAACTTCCTGTATCCAGTATGAAAAACCAAGTCCTACTAAGGTACCTAAAAATGATCCGACAATTCCAATTAATATAGCTTCAAAGATCATTGAACGATAAATGTGCCCTTTTTCTTCACCAATTGCCAAACGAACACCAATTTCGCCATAACGCCTTAATCCGCCAATTAGTCCTGTATTCCACAATACAATCGACATTGCGAGTATAAAAATTGCTATAATAAAGCCAACAAAACCATCTACGTAGTCAAAATAACCAGCCATAAGAGAATCATTTTTTAACCTGTTCATTACAGGAGAAAATTCATCATTAGGATCTGAGTACTTATCATTGAAAGTATTTTCAACATTCATAGCTTGTATATCATTATAATTTGGTGAATTTAGAAATCCTAGAATTTCACTACATGCATCATTCATATCCATAGCATTTTGAATTCCTGAAATGTCAGCAATCATTCCACTTCTATCCATCATTTGAACACCAAATTCAATTGTTCCGGCAAGAACAAAATTCTGAATTGACATACCACCATACATGGTTGAAGTTATCAGAGTAACTGTACCTCCGGGTTCAACCTCTAATTTATCAGCAAATTCATCACTAATCAACACTTCATTTGGCTTTTCAGGCAAACGTCCTTTTCTTAATGATTTTCTTATATTTAATCTGTCAATTTCTTTGCTATTTTCAGATATGAGATCAATAGCTATTCCGGCTACTATGCCTTGCTTTTTAGTTTCTCCGTTTTTGTCAGGAGCATCTAATAAACCACCGAAATTTATTCTTTGAACAAATTCCATGGCTGGGTAGTCTTTCTGCAGGTTACTTATTAAGTCATTTACTTCTAATAGTGCAAGATCATTTGGTAACTGATTTTTATTTTCAGCATAAGCGCGTGTCATTATTTTTACATGCCCTGAAGTATATTTTGCTGAAAATTCAATCATGTCACCCAAAACACCTGTAAGATAACAATGTAATAGCACAGTAAGTGAAACACCTGCAGTAACAACCAGAATTGGTAGTAAACTACGATTCCGGTCTCTTAATAATCCTTTAAATAAAAAACGTATCATTGTATTTTTCCTTTTATAGCGTCAGTAGGTTTCATTTTAGAAATTTTACGAGCTGGTAAATAACTAACAATCAAAGTAATTACAAAAACAAGTAATGAAGTCCCAATAATTAATCCAGCTCCATAAACCGGATAAATAGTTTCTGCTATGGCAATACCCATATCATCCGATCCGGCAGGCATGGTCATTCCGATAGACATTAACCAGAGTAATAGTGGTGTCCCAAAAATTGCAATTAACATAACTGCTAAAATAGCATGCATTGCGCCTTCAACTGTGAAAAGACTAACAACCTGTTTACGAGTCATTCCCATGGCAATATAAGTTCCAATTTCTTTTTGTCTTCTGAAAATGGAAAGTACTTGAGTGTCAAAAATTGCTAACATTGCTAAGAGCATTAGAATAATATACATAAAAGATCCTCCCACTTTTTTCATTTTCATCATCTCATTCATTTCAGTCATTAAGAAATTAAAGTCTTTATATTCCCATCCTGAAATACTTTCATTCATTTCGAAATCCTCACCGATGATAAACATAGTAGCTTCATCAGGTGCTTGCATCATTTCCCGGAGCTTTTTAATATGTATATACATTTGTCCGGCATCAACATTAGGTACATTACAATTAAAAATCTTTACAACTTTCACTTCAGCTGCATCAAAAGTTCTATTTACATCTCTCCATCTAATTGTTGTTACATCACCTTCTTTCAGTTTACAGTTTTTTGCCATTCTTCTGCCAATAACAACAGGTATTTCCTCCGATTTAATGTTCAGTTCATCGCTTGGTATCGCAATAACTTTTTGATTTGGAATGATTCCTTTCAGAAGCATACTTTGAATTCTACCATCAGGATAGACGCTGCCCTGAGTAATTAATATAGGTGTTACAATTCCTTCAGAAGTTGCTTTTTGTAATATTTCAGGAATTTTAGCATGACTTTCTTCCAAAGTAAAGAAATCATACGG from Bacteroidales bacterium includes the following:
- a CDS encoding ABC transporter permease, which produces MMIWHYGLLDGWNEQANRDMQAWEVGNGQYWHQNYDPYDFFTLEESHAKIPEILQKATSEGIVTPILITQGSVYPDGRIQSMLLKGIIPNQKVIAIPSDELNIKSEEIPVVIGRRMAKNCKLKEGDVTTIRWRDVNRTFDAAEVKVVKIFNCNVPNVDAGQMYIHIKKLREMMQAPDEATMFIIGEDFEMNESISGWEYKDFNFLMTEMNEMMKMKKVGGSFMYIILMLLAMLAIFDTQVLSIFRRQKEIGTYIAMGMTRKQVVSLFTVEGAMHAILAVMLIAIFGTPLLLWLMSIGMTMPAGSDDMGIAIAETIYPVYGAGLIIGTSLLVFVITLIVSYLPARKISKMKPTDAIKGKIQ
- a CDS encoding FtsX-like permease family protein, giving the protein MIRFLFKGLLRDRNRSLLPILVVTAGVSLTVLLHCYLTGVLGDMIEFSAKYTSGHVKIMTRAYAENKNQLPNDLALLEVNDLISNLQKDYPAMEFVQRINFGGLLDAPDKNGETKKQGIVAGIAIDLISENSKEIDRLNIRKSLRKGRLPEKPNEVLISDEFADKLEVEPGGTVTLITSTMYGGMSIQNFVLAGTIEFGVQMMDRSGMIADISGIQNAMDMNDACSEILGFLNSPNYNDIQAMNVENTFNDKYSDPNDEFSPVMNRLKNDSLMAGYFDYVDGFVGFIIAIFILAMSIVLWNTGLIGGLRRYGEIGVRLAIGEEKGHIYRSMIFEAILIGIVGSFLGTLVGLGFSYWIQEVGIDVGNIMKSSKMMMPNVFRANITMPAYYLGFIPGLFSVVLGTMLSGIGIYKRKTAQLFKELET